Sequence from the Bicyclus anynana chromosome 2, ilBicAnyn1.1, whole genome shotgun sequence genome:
aaaaaatgaacgcattccacagacaaggaCGCTGCATTTAATtccaatttcaagtttttatttttatcatacaatcagggccttacctatgaatattctatttacgaataaaacctccttcgttataaagtaggctaTTACTTGGCTAGtgctcgtaacagacaaaaattttaaaattaaaaaacaaaattacattagCCCCTAAAGGCTGAAATGCTCGTTTATCCCCCTGTgaagtggtaatatgacagtgtttttgagcaagagtagtcataaagttatttcatataaaaatactaaaaccgcaattaaaaagggggtgaaaatTGCCAGtgtaaaaatagttttcaaCCTTAAtcatatatgaaaaaaaaattattaaacttgaCCGAGTCTtttcggaggagtatgtgtAACAAATACTATGAcacaattttttcatttatttatttattaattagggtaggggtaggataggggtagggtaggggtaggggtagggtagggtaggggtagcggtatagaagggtagagtagggatagagaataagtgcacttttgtcaaaacgaagcttgaccgggtccgctagttaaaagttatattagtaaaacatatattgttttactaatataaaaataaaaacgaattaTAAACAGGAATGATAAACTCACTTAACACAGGATTTAATACTATCTTAGATGTTAGAATGCCTTTTGAGTTTGGACAATCTAAATAAAGACGAAAATTCCAACATATGTATTCAAcgtcaaaaataaacaataaaaaatatataatagtaagCGGTAAGCGGTAAGTGTGCGGTAAGtagaaaattacagccgaggcgatttTGCATTtttagtaaggaagcagaggctgtaattatcaaagcgcacgtatgtcatacgacgttttataacacatttgcgaggaaacacactttgaacacattttctgaaaatgaatttgttgAATCttctgttttccatatgatgacattttgatgtcATCGTTACATATCAttgtaatttttgcacagatagcgaagtgcgttcgtttttgtcatttattgtcaaaattaataaaatgaaagaattaaatgttttttataatagtttacctcacaatgaaaattttattcataaaatgttgagcacttttctgccataaaaactctttgctaagactTGAAAAAAGTACTGTTCGTTTATAGACGGATGATTAATTgttttgaattacattacagcacatgtgcgttttattttacattacggcacatgtgcgtaatgagatacataactatactgaaattggtgaaataagagatactttacgagcaaatgtgttattaataaaataacaaaaataaaataaacatcaacacGATAGACTTATTTTCAGTGCCGAGACTGATGAGAATTTACGTCAAATTAAACTGCAAGCCACTTATCGCTTTAATAATATCTGTtatcttgaaataaattaatttaaatataaaaggtATTTTGTGGCTAATTACTTACGGAAGCTCATATTTTTGtccttgtaaaaaaaatctttatcgaAAAAAATCCTACTAACTTCTAATGTCACTACAAATTCAAATCTCCGACGACCCGCGGCTTCACGCGCGTAATTCCTATTCCCgtaaaaatatggggataaaatatagcttattatgacactcacaatcaCTTACAATAACCGATATTCAAGGGGCTCATTGCTAAACATTACTTTCCACTttcagtttataatttttttaataattatcatcGTTGTTTGCTTGTGCTTGTGACATgtttatatatactaatatatgtgtgtataaatattgtaagtatataaaataccaGCTgtcgctcgcgacttcgtccgcgtagaattcagtttttcacaaaccccgcgggaaccatggattttttcatttgatgaaaaatatcctatgtgttaatctagagtattACATCTATtctcattccaaatttcagccaaatcgccgcaaaattgagaaagtttcatacaaactttcatcccctattttatcctcttgggggtagaattgatcaataTTCTTTATTGGCGGATGCTGATAGATTACTATATCAGTCAGTtacctttgagttatatttatatttatatattatatatatatatatatatatatatatatatatatatatatacaatacaatacaatagatttatattatatactcgtacgtaGATTTTTCTTAGTATTTgcctatgtgcatttttagtgtttttgcctattgtgcatttttaagtattttttttttttgtatatattgtattttatgtttctttgtacaataaagtgtattttctttctttctttcttcacttggctttttagtggtacaagaaattttctaaatcgattcagtagatccatggATTGCCCCTACAattccttagtcatgagctggttcttgcaacgcggcacgatcagTTTGGATAGTTCCGCGTTGCAAGGACGGCAATACTAGGACGTTGTATCACGTCAGTTTTAGCCGTTttgcataataaattaatttgtacagACATATCTTGAAAAAAAGTATATCTAGGTTTAGTAACCCAATCCAGGTTTTAGTTtgccaaattttatcaaaataatcatTGATCCAAGTTCTGAtcattgagtaacaaacattttgacatttttattcatattaaagtACTTAGGACCCTAAAAAAATTTACTCGAAAACTTATGTAATTATATTCGAGTTACATACCATACAAAcataccgacttcaaaatgtgtTCGTATTTAAAACGTCCCGTTACTGCTTAACAATTAATTGTATTCTAATTCATATGAATATTTATAGTGTGTTTATTCAGTGAACCTTTGTACTCATACGTTAACGTACGCACCATGTGGtcattttggtctttattagtAGTAACTAttctatttcttttaaaattctgTGCATATAGTTTTCTCTTGCTGCTTGCTCTCGCTGTCGTTTATAGACTATGGGCGGAGCCTATTAAAGGAGTGTGCAAGTGTACCACGAAGTTATATGGAAAGGTGGCTTTAGTAACTGGCGGTAATGCAGGTATAGGCCTCGAAACAGCCAAAAATTTAGCGAAAAGAGGCGCTAAGGTCGTAATCGCCAGCAGAAACGATATGAAATCCCAAGAAGCTGTTGAAATAATAAAACGGGCCAGTGGAAACGACAACGTTGAATACAGACAACTCAATTTAGCAAAACAAGACAGCATCGTCGAGTTCGCTGACAAATTCAACAAAGATTTCCACCGATTGGACATCCTCGTCAACAACGCTGGTGTCGGTGTAGTAAAAACGGCTAATTTAGACAACGGTGTGGATTTATTGATGCAAATAAATTACGTCGGACCTTTCCTTCTAACATATTTATTGTTAGAAAAACTCGCTGCATCCGCACCAAGTCGTATCGTCAACGTTTCATCCAACGGTTACATCGTTGGTTTTAAGTTTAAACTCGAAGATATTACAAAATGTTGGAAAACACACAACTTTTTTCGATATGCGAACGCAAAGCTGTGCGAAATTTTGTGGACGAGAGAACTTGCTAAGAGACTTCCGCAAGGCGTCACTGTTAATTGTTTACATCCAGGAATCATAATGACCAATATTTTTAACCACCTCAATCTATTTATGAAGACAGTAATCAAAGTTTTAGCgtttttagtatttaaaaatataactgaaGGTGCACAAACCACAATACATCTATGTGTTTCACCAAATTTAGAACATTCGTCCGGTGGTTACTACGTGGACTGCAAAAAAgtgaaatgtataaaaatagccGAAAATGATGAACTGGCTCGGCAAGTTTGTGAGAGAACGTTAGAATTATTAAAACTACCTACGAAATAAGATATCAtcttaaaattgttattttttcttgtaaattCTGCTCTGCTTTACATTTGctttacataaatacatttgGGTTTGTTGTTAGATAattattacctactcgtatgtaaagTTATCGGGTGCCTAATTGGTTTGTTTGTAAACATAAATGGGGTTTTACAGGAAAGCcttttcctttaaaaaaatttaaattgttatacAAACACTCTTTaaatacgaggtatttttagggcccgagccTTTATGCGAGGctgctaaatagaaaccgaattatattatattcaatgttctattttaattaaaaacccaCTAGACTGAAACCACTTGTTTTTCTCTTctccatttattaaatttttcgtaaatatTTGAGTAAATGCATATCGATTTTGATGGCAAAAgattgaaaataatttgttttcctttttcttcCATTTGCAAAAAATAGGGTCACCATGTTACTGTATGAAGACATGACAACTAATGTTGCGAaataagttacggtcacaatgAATTTCTTTATCAATTCAAATAAGATCAAAGAAGAATACTTATTCGCGgcaatttttgtttaaattatttcttcaagaaaaaagaagagggtctcaattcgacgcgtatgttgttttttttatttttaatgtttgttaccttctTCTTCATTTAATATTTGGAGACGCAGCTCGCaacgcaataaaaataaaatgaaagaaattgacgctgaaactactgattgaattttaaatttgtgaATAAGTTCAACCGTCAGTCCACATTTCCGCTCCGTATATCATCACAGGCAAGACTATTAAAAAGTATTGACGATTTGAAGACCCGGCGTAATTTCCCAAATGCTGCTCAACCAAGCTGAATTCTTCTATCAGCCTAATTGTCGAAGTTATTCTTACCGAGTTGTATCATTTGACCGAGATTGGGTGTTTGGGTTGTTTGTGAAAACCAGTCCgattttgatgcagttttcAGCGATGGATTCGCAGGTGCATTGAAAATAAGGGTCcttatatattttagttgtaaatacttatattactagatactattaaaaatgtaaataaaaagatGATCTCTCGCAGGtcatataataaacattatactTCACTTTTCATAGCACCTTCCATTAACCATTTGATTCTCagagatataataatattatgtagatgaCGTAGCAATAACATTTTCACtgctcttgctcaaaaacactgtcatattaccactccacagcggggctaaacaagcatttcagcctctaggggctaaagtaattttgtttttttaattcttgtctgttacgagtactagccaagtacttgCCTACTACAAAAcagaggaggttttattcgaaaacaGAATCATTataagtaaggccctgattgttttgaaaaataaataaaaaactttaaattggaatgaagtGCAGcattcttgtctgtggaatgcgtttatattttatttaatttttattgagttgcgaatagagcgagatttgaagacatgggacatcctttacagtataatacctttgcctttttctcatgtgaaaaaaataaaattaaaaagcgagaatttaaaaaacaattggcgtgaataatacacatttgatttttttcagaaattcattgtaaatttgtgaacgtaacttacatatttttcaacaataattgttattgttgtcttcatctagtgagaatggtgatcctaatttggagatggatgaaattttcaatctgttaccatcaaagtcgagacgcatttacttaaatacttatctacgatacctacgaatacctacgaaaaatttaataagtgaagaaaacaacaacgaatggattcacttacaaaagaagttttttaaactattatctcccacattAACCttacatactcattattcatcttcacagtagtcggaaattatgttaccgagtaaaagcatctcccttaatatccaaaattgtagactttgtacattaaattttcaattaaaataaatcattgaatattgtactatactattttattttctcgcaatcgtagtgaaaagcagagtgtaacacgtgaggctaaacccattatatactcggtttctatttagcctaaaaatacctcgtatataatgggtctttttagccccttgtataacaatctactattattcaACTACCAATGATCATGAAAAAGTCACTGATTAACAGTGGTGGGTTTTATTAGAATAAAAGAAAGTTCTGTGAAtcttttagaaacggctttaattgaTAATCCACTGTCTTGTGTtattcaaagtgatcagaaggtagcacatacgatgttatttttcgctttttagtttatttttgtgattttaaagtcgtttgaatgtttttgttaaaatgattttattatcatCTCTCGTTATATAAATTCTTTAAgactttaaattatttgattatttgtgcGTTTTATAAGTTAGTCGTTATCATTATTGAAT
This genomic interval carries:
- the LOC112049080 gene encoding retinol dehydrogenase 12-like; amino-acid sequence: MWSFWSLLVVTILFLLKFCAYSFLLLLALAVVYRLWAEPIKGVCKCTTKLYGKVALVTGGNAGIGLETAKNLAKRGAKVVIASRNDMKSQEAVEIIKRASGNDNVEYRQLNLAKQDSIVEFADKFNKDFHRLDILVNNAGVGVVKTANLDNGVDLLMQINYVGPFLLTYLLLEKLAASAPSRIVNVSSNGYIVGFKFKLEDITKCWKTHNFFRYANAKLCEILWTRELAKRLPQGVTVNCLHPGIIMTNIFNHLNLFMKTVIKVLAFLVFKNITEGAQTTIHLCVSPNLEHSSGGYYVDCKKVKCIKIAENDELARQVCERTLELLKLPTK